The Dehalogenimonas sp. 4OHTPN genome window below encodes:
- a CDS encoding prephenate dehydratase domain-containing protein, translating into MIKISIQGARGSFHDIVARKKFPGDSEIIESETFKQVFEDVHKGLTDYGVVAIENSLYGSFLENYDFLFKYDTRIVGEEYMRLVLNLIALPGTKMENITEVYTHPLAMSQAEEFLDKHPKMRRIEAEDTAAAVRLIKGQDLHTAAAIGSTLASEIYGMKILARDIETEKKNYTRFLIIARPDTPYDLDADKTSLVVHAKNIPGALFHVLKCFNDENINLSKIESRPIVTSRAWDYNFYLDFEKGLNAPATQRALKELEKVADRIRVLGSYKRDDKVDEQ; encoded by the coding sequence ATGATTAAAATCTCGATTCAGGGCGCCCGGGGGTCATTTCACGATATCGTTGCCCGTAAGAAATTTCCTGGAGACTCCGAGATAATCGAGAGCGAAACTTTCAAACAGGTTTTCGAAGACGTCCATAAAGGTCTGACTGACTACGGAGTTGTAGCCATTGAGAACTCGCTCTACGGCTCGTTTCTGGAAAACTACGATTTTCTTTTTAAATACGATACGCGTATTGTCGGCGAAGAATATATGCGCTTGGTGCTCAATCTGATCGCCCTTCCGGGAACAAAGATGGAGAACATTACTGAGGTTTACACCCACCCGCTGGCTATGAGTCAGGCGGAGGAATTTCTGGACAAACATCCCAAGATGCGCCGGATCGAAGCTGAAGATACCGCCGCTGCTGTACGCCTTATCAAAGGTCAGGACCTGCATACCGCGGCGGCCATTGGCTCGACGCTGGCTTCTGAGATCTATGGCATGAAGATACTTGCCCGCGATATCGAAACCGAAAAAAAGAACTATACGCGTTTTTTGATTATCGCCAGGCCTGACACGCCTTACGACCTGGATGCCGATAAAACTTCGCTGGTGGTTCATGCCAAAAATATTCCGGGCGCCCTCTTCCATGTCCTAAAGTGTTTCAACGACGAGAACATTAACCTGTCCAAGATCGAGAGCCGTCCTATCGTGACCAGCCGCGCCTGGGACTATAACTTCTATCTGGATTTTGAGAAAGGGTTAAACGCCCCGGCGACGCAGCGGGCACTCAAGGAATTGGAAAAGGTTGCCGACCGGATAAGGGTTCTGGGCAGCTACAAGCGCGACGACAAAGTTGACGAGCAATAA
- a CDS encoding YkgJ family cysteine cluster protein, which translates to MSKCSGGFGVPQSASDDRLEQDLAAVQAMVADKRQKVGIKYDRFITRVAEVLRANYPSAFPMPDDQLKELVAAVDVIGEESRGLLKKLGEYCAGCGWCCSRTSKIVVNQKDAERISRVLRRRTEDLFSHGGNEWTIKDARPCQWWNPKNGRCTIYNIRPETCRTWPLAINERGQKMLHPVVECAFAVLVLADKVVRHLRGIH; encoded by the coding sequence ATGTCGAAGTGCTCGGGAGGTTTCGGTGTGCCCCAATCAGCTTCAGATGACAGACTGGAACAGGATTTAGCCGCAGTCCAGGCCATGGTGGCTGATAAACGGCAAAAGGTGGGTATAAAATACGATCGTTTTATCACCCGGGTGGCTGAGGTGCTGCGGGCGAACTATCCTTCGGCATTCCCGATGCCCGATGACCAGCTGAAGGAACTGGTGGCAGCAGTTGATGTCATCGGTGAAGAATCCCGCGGCCTATTGAAGAAGCTGGGTGAATATTGCGCCGGCTGTGGCTGGTGCTGCTCCCGGACCAGCAAGATCGTGGTCAACCAGAAAGATGCCGAACGCATCAGTCGGGTACTGCGGCGGAGGACAGAAGACTTATTTTCCCATGGAGGGAATGAGTGGACGATCAAGGATGCCCGTCCCTGCCAATGGTGGAACCCTAAAAACGGCCGGTGTACCATTTACAACATCCGCCCGGAAACTTGCCGTACCTGGCCGCTGGCGATAAATGAGCGCGGCCAGAAAATGCTGCATCCTGTGGTGGAATGCGCGTTTGCCGTGCTGGTGCTGGCCGACAAGGTGGTCAGGCATCTGCGGGGGATTCATTAA
- a CDS encoding glutamate-5-semialdehyde dehydrogenase, protein MDALNELKMKCHHAKQASRKLSYAATPVKNAALEAMAASLILQKDRILEANAIDQIEAKNAGMNPALLDRLILTEHRLEVIAADVRCVAALPDPVGEFFDMRTLPNGLVIGKKRVPLGVIAAIYESRPNVTVDITALCLKSGNAVVLRGGKETLNSNKALVEVIIAAIESSGIDSNAVQFFDTTDRALVPNLLKMSDQIDLVIPRGGTGLINFVKENSTIPVVAGGAGVCHTYVDASAKIEEAVAIVYNAKIQKPSACNALDTILVHKDIAEHFLPKAATELNRMNVELHCDPRSSEILSKSPGLKLVPAIEDDWGQEYLSLTAAVKVVNSLDEAVDHIAAYGDGHSEAIITEDYSAASRFMNEVDAAAVYVNASTRFTDGAQFGLGAEVGISTQKMHARGPLGLKEITSYKWLVYGSGHIRP, encoded by the coding sequence ATGGACGCTCTCAACGAACTGAAGATGAAGTGCCACCACGCCAAACAGGCCAGTCGTAAATTATCCTACGCCGCCACGCCGGTAAAAAACGCAGCGCTTGAGGCCATGGCCGCCAGCCTAATTCTCCAAAAGGACCGGATACTAGAGGCCAACGCCATTGACCAGATCGAGGCCAAGAACGCCGGCATGAACCCTGCCCTGCTTGACCGCCTCATCCTGACCGAACATCGTCTTGAGGTCATAGCCGCCGACGTCCGATGCGTCGCCGCTCTCCCCGATCCGGTGGGTGAGTTTTTCGACATGCGCACTCTGCCCAACGGACTGGTCATCGGCAAAAAGCGGGTGCCTCTCGGTGTCATTGCCGCAATCTACGAGTCCAGGCCCAACGTCACGGTGGACATCACCGCACTGTGCCTCAAATCCGGCAATGCCGTGGTCCTGCGCGGCGGTAAGGAGACGCTAAATTCCAATAAGGCGCTGGTCGAGGTCATCATCGCCGCCATAGAATCCTCAGGTATCGACAGTAACGCCGTCCAGTTTTTCGACACGACGGACCGAGCCCTGGTGCCGAATCTCCTGAAGATGAGCGACCAGATCGACTTGGTTATCCCTCGCGGCGGTACCGGCCTGATCAATTTCGTTAAAGAAAACTCTACCATTCCAGTAGTCGCCGGCGGAGCCGGCGTCTGCCACACCTACGTTGACGCTTCAGCCAAGATCGAGGAAGCCGTGGCTATTGTCTACAACGCCAAGATTCAAAAGCCTTCGGCTTGTAACGCCCTGGATACCATTCTAGTCCACAAGGATATTGCCGAACACTTCCTGCCCAAAGCCGCCACCGAGTTAAACAGAATGAACGTGGAGTTACATTGCGACCCGCGCTCATCGGAGATCCTTTCAAAAAGTCCCGGGTTGAAGCTGGTGCCGGCCATCGAGGATGACTGGGGTCAGGAGTACCTGTCCCTGACCGCCGCGGTCAAGGTAGTCAACTCGCTTGACGAAGCTGTTGACCATATTGCCGCCTACGGCGATGGTCATTCAGAGGCCATCATCACCGAGGATTACTCCGCCGCTTCGCGCTTCATGAACGAGGTGGACGCCGCGGCGGTCTATGTCAACGCCTCCACTCGCTTTACTGACGGCGCACAGTTTGGCCTGGGGGCGGAGGTCGGCATCTCCACGCAGAAGATGCACGCCCGCGGCCCGTTGGGTCTCAAAGAAATCACCTCCTACAAATGGCTGGTCTACGGTTCGGGCCACATCCGGCCTTAA
- the rph gene encoding ribonuclease PH has protein sequence MPRIDGRGPDQLRSIKITPGFQPYAEGSVLIEQGNTRVVVSVSMEERVPQFLKNTGTGWVTAEYAMLPRATSTRTQRESVQGKLSGRGQEIQRLVGRSLRAVTDLSALGERSFVVDCDVLHADAGTRTAAITGGYIALFIAFEKLRRLGVIKQMPLKTQVAAVSVAVNRGNILLDPCFEEDCSAESDFNLVMNGSGEFIEIQGTAEKKAYSKAVLDGVLDLAEAGIKRLFEIQLEAVKSL, from the coding sequence ATGCCAAGAATAGATGGCCGCGGTCCTGATCAACTGCGCTCAATAAAGATCACTCCCGGCTTTCAGCCATATGCCGAAGGTTCGGTATTGATTGAGCAAGGGAATACCAGAGTCGTGGTATCCGTTTCAATGGAAGAACGAGTACCGCAGTTTCTTAAGAACACCGGCACCGGCTGGGTGACCGCGGAATACGCCATGCTGCCTCGGGCGACTTCAACACGCACCCAGCGTGAATCAGTCCAGGGCAAATTGTCCGGCCGCGGCCAGGAAATACAGCGGCTGGTCGGTCGTTCTCTAAGGGCAGTTACCGATCTATCTGCTCTCGGCGAGCGAAGCTTCGTCGTTGACTGCGATGTCCTCCATGCAGACGCCGGTACCCGAACGGCTGCAATTACCGGTGGTTATATCGCGCTTTTCATCGCTTTTGAAAAGCTGCGACGCCTTGGTGTCATCAAACAGATGCCGCTGAAAACTCAAGTGGCGGCAGTCAGTGTTGCGGTCAATCGGGGCAATATATTGCTTGACCCCTGTTTCGAGGAGGATTGTTCAGCCGAATCTGATTTCAATCTGGTGATGAACGGCAGTGGTGAGTTTATCGAAATTCAGGGCACGGCGGAAAAAAAGGCCTATTCAAAAGCGGTGCTGGATGGTGTATTGGATTTGGCAGAAGCAGGGATTAAGAGATTGTTCGAGATACAATTAGAGGCGGTTAAGAGCCTTTAA
- a CDS encoding CinA family protein, translating to MAVEEQKIAESLLRRGLSIGTVESATGGLIAVRLTSVPGASEFFRGGLITYHNEIKLRLASVKYETLMNYGAVSAQVAEEMAAGGRRTLGVDICLSDTGIAGPGGETSAKPLGLFYIGLATPEGTWSRKFIFKGDRDKNRESAAAAALKWAAEYLGNFKGS from the coding sequence TTGGCCGTAGAAGAACAGAAGATCGCCGAGTCGCTCCTCCGTAGAGGCCTTTCGATAGGTACGGTGGAATCCGCCACTGGCGGGCTTATAGCTGTCAGATTGACCTCGGTACCCGGAGCCTCCGAATTTTTCAGGGGTGGGCTGATTACATATCATAATGAGATCAAACTGCGTTTAGCCAGCGTAAAATACGAAACCCTGATGAATTACGGTGCTGTCAGCGCCCAGGTGGCTGAAGAAATGGCTGCCGGTGGGCGCCGGACGCTCGGTGTTGATATTTGTCTTTCGGATACCGGCATCGCCGGGCCGGGAGGAGAAACCTCAGCCAAGCCGCTCGGCTTATTCTATATCGGGTTGGCTACTCCCGAAGGGACATGGAGCCGGAAATTCATCTTCAAGGGCGACCGCGATAAGAACCGGGAATCGGCAGCGGCGGCAGCGTTGAAGTGGGCCGCGGAATATTTGGGGAATTTTAAAGGCTCTTAA
- a CDS encoding DUF167 domain-containing protein: MSQAYVDFRVQPGAKQTEVVGFYADSIKIKVAAVPQKGNANAALIEYLSSELGLPKDAIQIIRGHFGRNKSVSFEGLTPEEVKRRLIS, from the coding sequence GTGAGTCAAGCATACGTTGATTTCCGGGTCCAGCCAGGCGCTAAACAGACCGAGGTCGTCGGTTTTTATGCCGATTCCATAAAAATAAAGGTGGCAGCGGTTCCGCAGAAAGGCAACGCAAATGCGGCGCTTATCGAATACCTTTCCAGTGAATTAGGCTTGCCGAAAGACGCCATTCAGATAATCCGAGGGCATTTCGGCCGGAATAAGTCTGTTTCTTTTGAAGGCCTGACACCGGAGGAAGTGAAACGCCGCCTAATCTCGTGA
- a CDS encoding PAS domain S-box protein yields the protein MPGRDNGKNQISVRDSIEQRLLADAASTFRTMFERSGTAKAVLNEHGIIVMANETLARLVDLSVGEIEGKHSWFEFVAESDRKKAQEYHRLRRSHPGTAPELYEFRLLDHNGSIHEIEINVAMFPGTDLSLLSLIDNTHLKTAQEMGRLTRFAVENAPESIFWLNESGTLMYANAAACRLLGYNLGQIMSLSIYEIDAGHTKRDWLKLFRELRQAGSMVWQSEYRRQDGHVLPVEILITYIQLNDKHYYWAFARDVTATRQAEKREQQLQTELNVSGRLASVGELAAGVAHEINNPLTGIIGFSERLLRKATDEKIAADLKRIHSEALRAARVVQNLLTFARQRQPSKEPVDVNSIVKESLALREYELRQRGIQVVTHLAELPCIMADQYQLEQVLVNLIVNAEQAIATAGRGDRLTITTGVLDEFIVVTVADNGPGIKPEYLDKLFDPFFTTRGDSGGTGLGLSICHGIVAEHGGQLTVSSELGDGAVFTVALPLKENRCPRPDES from the coding sequence ATGCCCGGTCGTGACAACGGCAAAAACCAGATTTCCGTTAGAGATTCCATCGAGCAGCGTCTGCTGGCTGATGCGGCTTCGACCTTCCGCACTATGTTCGAACGCAGTGGCACCGCCAAGGCTGTACTTAATGAGCATGGCATCATTGTTATGGCCAATGAGACGCTTGCCCGACTGGTTGATCTTTCGGTCGGCGAGATAGAAGGAAAGCACTCCTGGTTTGAGTTCGTCGCCGAGTCTGACCGGAAAAAAGCTCAGGAATATCACCGGCTGCGCCGCAGTCACCCGGGTACTGCCCCGGAACTCTATGAATTCCGTTTACTTGATCATAACGGCAGCATCCACGAGATAGAAATCAATGTAGCCATGTTTCCCGGGACCGACCTTTCGCTTCTTTCGTTGATCGATAATACCCACTTGAAAACGGCGCAGGAGATGGGACGGCTGACCCGGTTTGCAGTCGAAAACGCGCCCGAATCGATTTTCTGGCTCAACGAAAGCGGCACTCTGATGTATGCCAACGCCGCTGCCTGCCGCCTGCTTGGTTATAACCTCGGGCAGATCATGTCGCTGTCTATTTATGAAATAGATGCCGGCCACACCAAGCGTGACTGGCTTAAACTATTTAGGGAACTCAGGCAGGCTGGTTCAATGGTTTGGCAGTCGGAGTACCGGCGTCAAGACGGGCACGTACTGCCGGTGGAAATCCTGATTACCTATATACAGTTGAACGATAAGCATTATTACTGGGCTTTCGCCAGGGATGTGACGGCTACGCGGCAGGCTGAAAAGCGAGAACAGCAGCTTCAAACCGAGTTAAATGTATCGGGACGGCTGGCCTCTGTCGGTGAATTGGCAGCTGGCGTCGCCCACGAGATTAACAACCCCTTGACTGGAATTATCGGCTTTTCGGAGAGGCTACTCCGTAAGGCAACTGATGAAAAAATAGCCGCTGATTTAAAGAGGATCCATTCCGAAGCGCTTCGAGCTGCCAGGGTAGTCCAGAACCTGCTTACCTTTGCCCGTCAGCGCCAGCCAAGCAAAGAACCCGTGGATGTTAACAGCATCGTCAAGGAGTCATTGGCTTTACGTGAGTATGAGTTGCGCCAAAGGGGCATTCAGGTTGTGACTCATCTGGCGGAATTGCCATGTATCATGGCAGACCAGTATCAGTTAGAGCAGGTGCTGGTCAATCTGATTGTCAACGCCGAACAGGCAATCGCGACGGCCGGCAGAGGCGACAGGTTGACCATTACTACCGGCGTTCTTGATGAGTTCATCGTGGTGACCGTGGCAGACAACGGGCCGGGCATCAAACCGGAGTATTTGGACAAATTATTTGATCCATTTTTTACCACTCGCGGCGACAGTGGCGGCACCGGACTCGGCCTGTCGATTTGCCACGGTATAGTTGCGGAACATGGCGGGCAGTTGACCGTGTCAAGCGAACTTGGGGATGGCGCGGTTTTCACCGTCGCGCTGCCACTGAAAGAAAACCGATGCCCCCGGCCGGATGAATCCTAG
- a CDS encoding response regulator has product MPELLTVREVADYLRVTQKTVYRLLQQGSIPALKVSHSWRFDKAAIDEWLRSTAVGAKATILVVDDDQTIRDLFRDILEDAGHRVITAGSGAEALEYIKAKDFALVFLDLKMPGMSGADVLRKIRALDPDLPVTIITGFPDSESMAQALSQGPFGVMNKPFGEADVLNAVKSFIRIGRS; this is encoded by the coding sequence ATGCCGGAATTACTGACTGTGCGCGAAGTTGCGGATTATCTTAGGGTCACCCAGAAGACGGTCTACAGACTGCTGCAGCAGGGATCGATTCCGGCGCTCAAGGTTAGCCACAGCTGGCGGTTCGACAAAGCCGCTATTGACGAATGGCTGCGCTCGACTGCGGTCGGCGCCAAAGCCACCATACTGGTTGTCGACGACGACCAGACCATACGTGACCTGTTCCGGGATATCCTTGAAGATGCCGGTCACCGGGTCATAACTGCGGGTTCAGGCGCTGAGGCGCTGGAATATATTAAAGCCAAGGATTTCGCCCTGGTCTTCCTTGATCTCAAGATGCCGGGTATGAGCGGCGCTGACGTCCTGCGTAAGATCCGCGCGTTAGATCCGGATTTGCCGGTGACCATCATCACCGGATTCCCTGATTCCGAATCAATGGCTCAGGCGCTGTCGCAGGGTCCGTTTGGCGTAATGAACAAGCCTTTCGGAGAGGCTGATGTTCTTAACGCGGTGAAAAGCTTTATCCGCATCGGCCGAAGCTAA
- a CDS encoding nucleoside monophosphate kinase produces the protein MNNLIRLPQAILLLGPTGSGKTPLGEALEKSGFRGRRCRHFDFGASLRSCAPGLGPELTPAELQVVRESLANGVLLTDQQFPIAAKILNEFISSIDRDSLIILNGLPRHAGQAAALNSLVEMAGVIVLECDAGTVMRRIVSDTGGDRGGRCDDSASSIARKLTIYEQQTMPLIEYYRSLGVPLLLVDVGVNDGAETVRLAAEAAPEVI, from the coding sequence GTGAACAATCTAATACGATTGCCTCAGGCTATTTTGTTACTGGGTCCGACTGGCTCCGGAAAGACGCCGCTTGGCGAGGCACTGGAGAAAAGCGGGTTTCGCGGAAGGCGATGCCGCCATTTTGATTTTGGTGCTAGCCTGCGGAGCTGCGCGCCGGGACTTGGTCCTGAACTCACTCCTGCCGAGCTCCAGGTAGTACGAGAGTCACTCGCTAACGGCGTGCTTTTAACGGACCAACAATTCCCGATCGCTGCTAAGATTCTGAACGAGTTCATCTCCAGCATAGATAGGGACAGTCTCATTATCCTGAACGGTTTGCCGCGGCATGCCGGTCAGGCGGCGGCACTGAACAGCCTGGTTGAAATGGCTGGGGTAATTGTCCTGGAATGTGACGCCGGAACGGTGATGAGGCGAATTGTAAGCGATACAGGGGGCGATCGGGGCGGTCGGTGTGACGACAGCGCCTCCTCGATAGCTAGAAAGCTGACGATATATGAACAGCAGACGATGCCTCTGATAGAATATTACCGGAGTCTCGGGGTACCGCTTCTGTTGGTAGACGTGGGTGTGAACGACGGCGCTGAAACAGTAAGGCTTGCCGCTGAAGCTGCTCCAGAAGTCATTTGA
- a CDS encoding zinc-ribbon domain containing protein encodes MAQDKIIQCADCGADFTFSASEQEFFASKGFTNEPKRCPSCRQTRKQTRGGGGGASAGGPRQMFPAVCAACGRETQVPFEPRNGRPVYCSDCFAKSKSAY; translated from the coding sequence ATGGCCCAGGACAAAATCATCCAATGCGCAGACTGCGGCGCTGATTTCACCTTCAGCGCTTCCGAGCAGGAGTTCTTCGCTTCCAAGGGCTTCACCAACGAGCCCAAACGTTGCCCTTCCTGCCGCCAAACCCGGAAACAGACCCGCGGTGGTGGCGGCGGCGCCTCCGCCGGCGGTCCCCGTCAGATGTTCCCCGCTGTCTGTGCCGCATGCGGCCGCGAGACTCAGGTGCCCTTCGAGCCGCGCAACGGCCGCCCGGTTTACTGCAGCGACTGCTTCGCGAAGTCCAAGAGCGCTTACTAG
- a CDS encoding type II secretion system protein, producing MKFLKKFRKGQKGFTLIELLVVIAILGVIAAVAVPNILSFIGEGNDEAKAAELHNVTVAVTAALASSTANPPAVVAYDNVGIPSTPGAAVDNPAKYLVNKTVYAYTITASGGITQGNKYTWP from the coding sequence ATGAAGTTCTTAAAGAAATTCCGCAAGGGCCAGAAAGGCTTTACCCTGATTGAGCTTTTGGTGGTCATTGCCATCCTGGGCGTCATCGCCGCCGTGGCGGTGCCGAACATCCTCAGCTTCATTGGTGAAGGCAATGATGAGGCAAAAGCTGCCGAGTTGCACAATGTGACCGTTGCTGTCACCGCTGCTCTGGCTTCAAGCACAGCGAATCCCCCGGCAGTAGTTGCTTACGACAATGTAGGCATTCCATCGACTCCTGGTGCGGCTGTCGACAATCCTGCTAAATATTTGGTCAACAAGACCGTCTACGCTTACACAATCACCGCATCGGGTGGCATCACTCAGGGCAACAAATATACCTGGCCGTAA
- a CDS encoding type II secretion system protein, whose amino-acid sequence MRIRSQQGFTLIELLVVISILAAMTVIAVPNVLKFVGEGTDEAKAAELHNVTVAVTAALSSSTSTPPTCFTYSDEGIPSNPSAADNDPAKFLLSPTVYSYTITSSGGITQGDKYTWP is encoded by the coding sequence ATGAGGATCCGTAGTCAACAAGGGTTTACTCTTATCGAACTTCTAGTTGTGATCTCGATACTCGCAGCGATGACTGTGATAGCGGTTCCGAACGTTTTGAAATTCGTAGGCGAAGGCACAGATGAGGCAAAAGCCGCTGAATTGCATAACGTAACCGTTGCCGTGACGGCTGCTCTCTCATCAAGCACCTCAACGCCTCCAACTTGTTTTACCTACTCTGATGAAGGTATTCCGAGCAACCCCTCCGCAGCGGATAATGACCCAGCAAAATTTTTACTTAGCCCTACCGTCTACTCTTATACGATAACTTCATCAGGTGGAATTACGCAAGGCGACAAATATACCTGGCCTTAA
- a CDS encoding type II secretion system protein — MIKLFKSRKGFTLLEILVVLAIFAVLAGIAVPNVIKFIGEGGESAAAEELHNVVVAVSAALSFSTDLPHEISRAYSDEGIIPNPSADLTDPARYIQNPTVFKYNISLYGDVTQLGKVG; from the coding sequence TTGATTAAATTATTTAAATCAAGAAAAGGTTTCACACTCCTAGAAATTCTTGTTGTTCTTGCAATATTCGCTGTTCTCGCCGGCATCGCGGTTCCAAATGTCATCAAGTTTATAGGCGAGGGCGGAGAATCGGCGGCCGCTGAAGAGTTACACAACGTGGTTGTTGCGGTATCAGCAGCATTAAGCTTCAGTACCGATTTACCCCACGAAATTAGCCGGGCATATTCCGATGAGGGAATTATCCCCAACCCATCCGCGGATCTCACCGATCCAGCAAGATATATTCAAAATCCAACCGTATTTAAATATAATATCAGCTTATATGGTGATGTAACTCAATTAGGCAAAGTCGGTTGA